A stretch of the Synechocystis sp. PCC 7338 genome encodes the following:
- a CDS encoding glycogen/starch/alpha-glucan phosphorylase encodes MIDQSTLNTSPQTTIKIEDDRTGMSVGTLKRAFLDNLFYLQGIDRSQATLYDYYVALAYTIRDRLLHRFIKTVATYKQEKVKVVCYLSAEFLMGRHLGNNLINLGLYDKIDQVMKEFDLDLNEIIEQEPDPGLGNGGLGRLAACFLDSLASLEVPAIGYGIRYEFGIFHQRIQDGWQVEVPDNWLRFGNPWEIPRADESLEVKLGGHTEIIHNEKNQPKVVWIPERTILAIPYDTPVPGYQTNTVNPLRLWKAEASEEFNFEAFNSGLYDRAVAEKMDAETISKVLYPNDNTPAGRELRLAQQYFFVSASLQDLIRLHLRHHDNLDTFYELTAIQLNDTHPAVAIAELMRLFVDRYDYDWDKAWDITQKTFAYTNHTLMPEALERWSVDLFAKLLPRHLEIIYEINHRFLTGLQTWFPNDDALVSSLSLIEEHHGKKIRMANLACVGSHAINGVAALHTELLKKDTLRDFAKLWPQKFFNKTNGVTPRRWILLSNPELSALVTEKIGDGWLKNLDEMRQIEKFVDDPEFCRRWREIKQNNKRNLAAYLLKYRNVQIDVNSLFDVQVKRIHEYKRQHLAALEIIHLYNRIKQNPHMEMVPRTFIFGGKAAPGYFMAKLIIKLINAVGEVVNNDPDVRGRLKVVFVSNFNVSLGQRIYPAADLSEQISTAGKEASGTGNMKFAMNGALTIGTLDGANIEIREEAGPENFFLFGLTAEEVYAMKENGYHPHTFYDNNFDLKAVIDRIAQGYFSPNNPELFRPIVDSLLHHDPYMLLADYQAYVDCQDEVSKAYADQDRWTKMSILNSARMGKFSSDRTIREYCQEIWNVPPVKISLNEYHPEYVD; translated from the coding sequence ATGATTGATCAATCTACCCTAAACACTTCCCCTCAAACCACTATCAAAATTGAAGATGACCGCACTGGCATGAGTGTGGGCACGTTGAAGCGGGCCTTTTTGGATAACCTTTTTTATCTACAGGGGATTGATCGTTCCCAGGCAACTCTCTACGACTACTATGTTGCCCTGGCCTATACCATCCGCGATCGCCTATTGCATCGTTTCATCAAGACCGTGGCCACCTATAAGCAGGAAAAGGTGAAGGTGGTGTGCTATCTATCAGCGGAATTTTTGATGGGGCGGCATTTGGGCAATAATCTCATCAACCTGGGGCTATACGACAAAATTGACCAGGTAATGAAGGAATTTGACCTGGACTTAAACGAAATTATTGAGCAGGAGCCGGATCCCGGTTTGGGTAACGGTGGCTTGGGTCGTCTGGCCGCCTGCTTCCTCGATTCCCTCGCCTCCCTCGAAGTGCCGGCGATCGGCTATGGCATCCGCTACGAGTTTGGCATTTTTCACCAACGTATTCAGGACGGTTGGCAGGTGGAAGTGCCCGACAACTGGTTGCGGTTTGGCAACCCCTGGGAAATTCCCCGGGCCGATGAATCGTTGGAGGTAAAATTAGGGGGCCACACGGAAATTATCCATAACGAGAAGAACCAACCCAAAGTGGTCTGGATTCCCGAAAGGACTATTCTGGCCATTCCCTACGATACCCCCGTTCCCGGTTACCAAACCAATACGGTCAATCCCCTCCGGCTCTGGAAAGCGGAAGCCAGTGAAGAATTCAACTTTGAAGCCTTTAATTCTGGCTTATATGACCGGGCAGTGGCAGAAAAAATGGATGCAGAAACCATTTCCAAAGTCCTTTACCCCAACGACAATACCCCGGCCGGCCGGGAATTACGCCTCGCCCAACAATATTTCTTTGTCTCCGCCTCCCTGCAGGACTTGATTCGGCTCCACCTCCGCCACCATGACAACCTTGATACTTTCTACGAACTTACTGCTATCCAGTTGAACGATACTCACCCCGCCGTGGCGATCGCCGAACTGATGCGTCTGTTTGTAGACCGCTACGACTATGACTGGGACAAGGCCTGGGACATCACCCAAAAAACCTTCGCCTACACCAACCACACCCTGATGCCGGAAGCCTTGGAACGCTGGTCAGTGGATTTGTTCGCTAAACTCCTGCCCCGTCATTTGGAAATTATTTACGAAATTAACCACCGCTTCCTGACTGGTTTACAAACCTGGTTCCCCAACGATGACGCCCTGGTGAGCAGTCTTTCCCTCATTGAAGAACACCATGGCAAAAAAATCCGCATGGCCAACCTGGCCTGTGTCGGTAGCCATGCCATTAACGGGGTAGCCGCTCTCCACACCGAACTGCTGAAAAAAGATACCCTGCGGGACTTTGCCAAGCTCTGGCCCCAGAAGTTCTTTAACAAAACTAATGGCGTCACCCCCCGCCGCTGGATTTTGCTCAGCAACCCAGAACTCTCTGCCTTAGTAACAGAAAAAATTGGCGATGGTTGGCTAAAAAACCTGGATGAAATGCGACAAATTGAAAAATTTGTTGACGATCCGGAATTTTGTCGACGCTGGCGAGAAATTAAACAAAATAACAAGCGCAACTTAGCGGCCTATCTGCTCAAGTATCGCAATGTCCAGATCGACGTTAATTCCCTGTTTGATGTGCAGGTAAAACGGATTCATGAGTATAAGCGCCAACACCTAGCGGCCTTAGAAATTATCCACCTCTATAACCGCATCAAACAAAATCCCCACATGGAAATGGTGCCCCGTACCTTCATTTTTGGTGGTAAGGCTGCCCCCGGCTATTTCATGGCCAAATTAATTATCAAGTTGATTAATGCTGTGGGGGAAGTGGTAAACAACGATCCCGATGTGCGGGGAAGACTCAAAGTTGTCTTTGTGTCTAACTTCAATGTTTCCCTCGGGCAAAGGATTTATCCCGCCGCTGACCTGTCAGAACAGATTTCCACTGCGGGTAAAGAAGCTTCCGGTACGGGCAACATGAAATTCGCCATGAATGGAGCTCTCACCATTGGTACCCTGGACGGCGCCAACATCGAAATCCGGGAGGAAGCCGGGCCGGAAAACTTCTTCCTGTTTGGTCTGACCGCTGAGGAAGTGTATGCCATGAAAGAAAACGGCTACCATCCCCACACCTTCTATGACAATAACTTTGACCTCAAAGCTGTCATTGACCGCATTGCCCAAGGTTACTTTTCCCCCAACAATCCCGAGCTATTCCGTCCCATTGTGGACTCTTTGCTCCACCACGATCCCTATATGTTGCTGGCGGACTACCAAGCCTATGTGGATTGCCAAGATGAGGTCAGCAAAGCCTATGCCGACCAGGACCGGTGGACAAAAATGTCCATTCTCAACTCGGCCCGCATGGGTAAATTCTCATCTGATCGCACTATTCGGGAATACTGTCAGGAAATTTGGAATGTGCCTCCGGTGAAAATTTCCCTGAATGAATACCACCCCGAATATGTTGATTAG
- the phaP gene encoding phasin PhaP: MNTRFFEEYQTQLLDWQKKFFSTWMESLPKGTAEIKLTDTLETSLKLQEEMVKSYLEAQEKSATMMIDAQKQFWDNYFEALRQQPVPAN; this comes from the coding sequence ATGAACACCCGGTTTTTTGAAGAATACCAAACCCAGTTGCTGGACTGGCAGAAGAAATTTTTTAGTACTTGGATGGAAAGCTTGCCCAAAGGCACCGCTGAAATTAAATTGACCGATACCTTGGAAACCAGTCTTAAATTACAAGAGGAAATGGTCAAAAGTTACCTAGAAGCCCAGGAAAAATCCGCCACTATGATGATTGATGCCCAGAAACAATTTTGGGATAACTATTTTGAAGCCCTAAGGCAACAACCCGTACCCGCCAATTAG
- a CDS encoding ABC transporter permease subunit (The N-terminal region of this protein, as described by TIGR01726, is a three transmembrane segment that identifies a subfamily of ABC transporter permease subunits, which specificities that include histidine, arginine, glutamine, glutamate, L-cystine (sic), the opines (in Agrobacterium) octopine and nopaline, etc.), translating into MVKLGHWGKTWRYYLLLALGVLLAIAIPLLPAFSQVSRKTIIVATEPTFPPFEMTDEATGQLTGFDVDLIKAIGEAAQVTIDIQGYPFDGIIPALQSNTVGAAISAITITPERAQSVAFSSPYFKSVLAIAVQDGNDTIKSLKDLEGKKLAVAIGTTGAMVATKVPGANVTNFDSITSALQELVNGNADAVINDRPVLLYAIKDAGLKNVKIGANVGSEDYYGIAMPLAPAGEINQTREALNQGLFQIIENGTYNAIYEKWFGEKNPPFLPLVAPSLVGKVGTAQTLTERSQASPNDNFLITLFRNLFKGSILTVLLTAFSVFFGLIGGTGVAIALISDIKPLQLLFRIYVEFFRGTPMLVQLFIIYFGLPALFKEIGLGITIDRFPAAIIALSLNVAAYLAEIIRGGIQSIDRGQWEACESLGMSPWQTMKEVIFPQAFRRILPPLGNEFITLIKDTSLTAVIGFQELFREGQLIVATTYRAFEVYIAVALVYLLLTTLSSFVFKWLENYMDPVGRAKKKAKAATA; encoded by the coding sequence ATGGTGAAACTAGGCCATTGGGGCAAAACCTGGCGTTATTATTTGTTGCTGGCTTTGGGAGTACTGCTGGCGATCGCCATACCGTTATTACCGGCCTTTTCTCAGGTTTCCCGCAAAACCATCATTGTGGCCACGGAACCAACCTTTCCTCCCTTTGAAATGACCGACGAAGCCACGGGGCAATTAACCGGTTTTGACGTTGATTTGATTAAGGCGATCGGAGAGGCGGCCCAGGTCACTATCGACATCCAGGGCTATCCCTTCGACGGTATTATTCCCGCCCTGCAATCCAATACGGTGGGGGCAGCCATTAGTGCCATTACCATTACCCCGGAGCGGGCCCAGTCGGTGGCTTTTTCTAGCCCCTATTTCAAATCGGTGTTGGCGATCGCCGTGCAGGATGGCAACGACACCATCAAAAGTCTGAAGGATCTGGAAGGGAAAAAATTAGCCGTGGCGATCGGGACCACCGGGGCCATGGTGGCCACCAAAGTACCGGGGGCCAATGTGACCAATTTTGATTCCATCACTTCCGCCCTGCAGGAATTAGTGAACGGTAACGCCGATGCGGTGATCAACGACCGACCAGTGTTACTCTACGCCATCAAAGATGCGGGTCTCAAGAACGTCAAAATTGGGGCCAATGTGGGCAGTGAAGATTATTACGGCATTGCCATGCCCCTAGCGCCCGCGGGGGAAATTAATCAAACCAGGGAAGCGCTCAACCAGGGTTTATTCCAAATCATTGAAAATGGCACCTATAACGCCATCTATGAAAAATGGTTTGGCGAAAAGAATCCGCCGTTTCTACCCCTAGTGGCCCCCTCTCTGGTGGGTAAAGTGGGTACGGCCCAGACCCTGACCGAACGCAGTCAAGCTAGCCCCAACGACAATTTTCTCATCACCCTGTTCCGCAATCTCTTTAAGGGTTCCATTCTCACCGTTTTGCTCACGGCCTTCTCAGTGTTCTTTGGCTTAATCGGTGGCACCGGGGTGGCGATCGCCTTAATTTCCGACATTAAACCCCTGCAACTGCTCTTTCGCATCTATGTGGAGTTTTTCCGGGGCACTCCCATGCTGGTGCAACTGTTTATCATTTATTTCGGTTTACCAGCCCTATTCAAAGAAATTGGCTTGGGCATCACCATTGACCGTTTTCCCGCGGCCATTATTGCCCTCAGTCTGAACGTGGCCGCCTATTTAGCAGAAATTATCCGGGGGGGCATTCAATCCATTGACCGGGGTCAGTGGGAAGCCTGTGAATCCCTGGGTATGTCACCTTGGCAGACCATGAAAGAGGTAATTTTTCCCCAGGCTTTCCGCCGCATTTTGCCGCCCCTGGGCAACGAGTTTATTACCCTGATTAAGGACACCAGTTTAACCGCTGTGATTGGCTTCCAGGAGCTTTTCCGGGAAGGGCAATTGATTGTGGCCACGACCTATCGGGCTTTCGAAGTTTATATTGCCGTTGCTTTAGTTTATTTACTCCTCACCACCCTTTCTTCCTTCGTCTTCAAATGGCTGGAAAATTACATGGACCCCGTTGGTCGGGCCAAGAAAAAAGCAAAGGCAGCGACAGCTTAA
- a CDS encoding iron uptake porin has protein sequence MNFTKQFACLSSLGITVLATAIVGLGNTESILAQSLDNLDNLSAQNNFPQRRRLGRTFSVDNNAQTSVSSLQTTMGQVTSVDQLRDVQPTAWAYEALQSLVERYGCIVGYPDRTYRGDRALSRWEFAAGLNACMNVMERLLQENMAVLREDIDKLKLLAQQFQQELNTYGTRIDNLETRIAYLEDHQFSVTTKLTGDSIWVLSGVGGSEQADGPPDQPVQNGEVTVNFRQRINFNTSFSGEDNLLVRLQSGNFFLARGGSNLTDFNFAATEEQGNLNVNKVQYNFPVGDRARIWLAGNRITMDDIMDPLAPYTNSFTDGAVSFFGAIAPIYLPNDNSGPGAGFSYSFTDDLSLGGFYSGGKGFSPNQSEGLFNGQFGVGAQLNYVPAANTGVAFSYLHNYIPQGQYDSFSALGFTGLANTDNPFDGAASSTNHYAVIWTWQLADWFSLEGWGMYSDATAKSGDRQGDNADIWNWKVSLAFPDLGKEGNVGVVSVGQPPYASFISNNNNVPDITPATTDAPWFVETFYLYQFNDNISLTPAFWIGINPANGRDPLWVAALRTSFKF, from the coding sequence ATGAACTTCACCAAACAGTTTGCTTGCCTATCTTCCCTAGGGATAACTGTATTAGCCACGGCCATTGTGGGATTAGGAAATACGGAGTCCATCCTCGCCCAGTCCTTAGATAATTTAGACAATTTATCTGCCCAGAATAATTTTCCCCAACGGCGGCGCTTGGGACGGACTTTTTCCGTCGATAATAACGCCCAAACCTCCGTTAGCAGTTTGCAAACTACCATGGGGCAGGTAACCAGTGTTGATCAATTGCGGGATGTGCAACCCACTGCCTGGGCCTATGAAGCTCTGCAAAGCCTGGTGGAGCGCTATGGCTGTATTGTGGGCTATCCTGACCGTACCTATCGAGGCGATCGGGCCTTGAGTCGCTGGGAATTTGCCGCTGGTTTAAATGCCTGTATGAATGTGATGGAAAGGCTGTTACAGGAAAACATGGCGGTGTTACGGGAGGACATAGATAAACTCAAACTTTTGGCCCAGCAATTTCAACAGGAATTGAATACCTACGGCACCCGCATTGATAACCTAGAAACTCGCATTGCTTATTTAGAAGATCACCAGTTTTCTGTCACCACTAAGTTAACGGGGGATTCCATTTGGGTTTTGTCTGGGGTTGGAGGCAGTGAACAGGCCGATGGCCCACCGGATCAACCGGTGCAAAATGGCGAAGTTACCGTTAACTTTCGTCAAAGAATTAATTTTAATACTAGCTTTTCTGGGGAAGACAATCTGTTGGTGCGCTTACAATCAGGCAATTTTTTCTTGGCCCGAGGCGGTAGTAATTTAACTGATTTTAACTTTGCCGCCACCGAAGAACAGGGCAATTTAAATGTTAATAAAGTTCAGTACAATTTCCCCGTTGGCGATCGGGCCCGCATTTGGCTAGCGGGTAATCGCATCACCATGGACGACATCATGGACCCCCTCGCTCCCTACACCAATTCCTTCACCGATGGGGCGGTGTCTTTCTTCGGGGCGATCGCCCCCATTTATTTACCCAACGACAATTCTGGCCCCGGGGCGGGTTTTTCCTATAGTTTTACCGATGACCTGAGTTTGGGCGGCTTTTATTCCGGCGGTAAGGGCTTTTCCCCCAATCAAAGTGAAGGACTATTCAACGGTCAGTTTGGGGTAGGAGCCCAGTTGAATTATGTGCCCGCCGCCAATACCGGAGTGGCTTTTTCTTACCTCCATAACTACATTCCCCAGGGGCAGTACGATAGTTTTTCTGCTTTGGGCTTCACCGGTCTGGCCAACACTGACAACCCTTTTGATGGCGCCGCCAGCAGCACTAACCATTACGCCGTTATTTGGACTTGGCAGTTGGCTGATTGGTTTAGTTTGGAGGGTTGGGGCATGTACAGCGATGCGACGGCCAAAAGTGGCGATCGCCAAGGGGATAACGCAGACATTTGGAACTGGAAAGTTAGCTTGGCTTTTCCCGATTTGGGTAAGGAGGGCAATGTGGGCGTCGTATCAGTAGGACAACCCCCCTATGCTTCCTTTATCAGTAATAACAATAATGTGCCTGATATTACCCCCGCCACCACCGACGCCCCTTGGTTTGTGGAAACCTTTTACCTCTACCAATTCAACGATAATATTTCCCTTACCCCGGCCTTTTGGATTGGCATTAATCCCGCCAATGGCCGAGATCCCCTCTGGGTAGCCGCTTTAAGAACTAGCTTTAAGTTTTAG
- a CDS encoding EAL domain-containing protein, which yields MITIDAIRAGLDQGEFFLEYLPVVRLVERHCVGAEALIRWRRPSGTVMPDQFIPLIEDTPVSGLLTYWVIETMAAELGEWLRVHEEAHLSFNVPPEILGRGGLEYAADKTGLALLRRQLILEVTERGLPDRLGLAALEAATHSGVRIALDDVMLGGANLAILSRCPLDIIKIDRSLVAQITADCPCPEWLGGLSALLQSTRLEVIAEGLENEIQVLALQSAGVSMAQGYYYSSPIPAEEFKRYYWCTRGRPSQTGDRS from the coding sequence ATGATCACCATTGATGCAATTCGCGCTGGTTTAGATCAGGGCGAGTTTTTCCTAGAGTATTTACCTGTTGTCAGACTTGTCGAGCGCCACTGTGTCGGTGCGGAGGCTTTGATTCGGTGGAGAAGGCCATCCGGAACGGTGATGCCGGACCAGTTCATTCCCCTGATCGAGGACACTCCCGTATCGGGGTTGCTGACCTATTGGGTAATTGAAACCATGGCGGCCGAGTTAGGCGAGTGGCTCCGGGTCCACGAAGAGGCCCATCTCAGTTTCAATGTACCGCCGGAAATTCTGGGGCGGGGCGGACTGGAGTATGCCGCAGACAAGACTGGGTTGGCGCTCCTCCGGCGACAGCTCATCCTTGAAGTAACCGAAAGAGGATTGCCGGATCGATTAGGCCTTGCCGCTCTCGAAGCGGCTACTCACTCTGGTGTTCGAATTGCCCTTGATGACGTGATGCTAGGTGGTGCAAATCTGGCTATCTTGTCCCGTTGTCCCTTGGATATTATTAAGATCGACCGGTCCCTCGTTGCTCAGATCACTGCCGATTGCCCCTGTCCGGAGTGGCTTGGGGGGCTTTCAGCCTTGCTACAATCGACCCGATTAGAGGTCATTGCTGAGGGGCTCGAAAACGAAATACAGGTTCTGGCGCTCCAATCTGCAGGGGTTTCGATGGCCCAAGGGTATTACTATTCGAGTCCTATCCCGGCTGAAGAATTTAAAAGGTACTATTGGTGTACACGGGGACGGCCGAGTCAAACTGGCGATCGCAGTTGA
- a CDS encoding phage integrase N-terminal SAM-like domain-containing protein → MEDFLTYLAVEENVVASTQNQVLSAVLFLYREILK, encoded by the coding sequence ATTGAAGATTTTTTAACCTATTTAGCTGTTGAAGAAAATGTTGTCGCTTCAACTCAGAATCAGGTTTTGAGTGCTGTTTTATTTCTCTATAGAGAAATTCTTAAATAA
- the glyA gene encoding serine hydroxymethyltransferase, with product MNQTNLDFLATSDPALAAIIDRELQRQRTHIELIASENFTSAAVMAAQGSVLTNKYAEGLPGKRYYGGCEFVDQAESLAISRVKELFGAAHANVQPHSGAQANFAVFLTLLQPGDTIMGMDLSHGGHLTHGSPVNVSGKWFKAAHYGVEKETGRLDYEKIRQQALEVQPKLLICGYSAYPRQIEFDKFRAIADEVGAYLMADIAHIAGLVASGHHPSPLSYCDVVTTTTHKTLRGPRGGLIMTNNEELGKKFDKAVFPGTQGGPLEHVIAAKAVAFGEALKPEFKAYSGQVIANAQAMAAQLQQRGFDLVSGGTDNHLMLVDLRSISMTGKVGNQLLGEINITANKNTVPFDPESPFVTSGLRLGSPAMTTRGMQENEFRTIANIIADRLLSPEDEAVKADCLRRAGELCAGFPLYNHLRIPIAAIA from the coding sequence GTGAATCAAACCAACCTCGATTTTTTAGCCACTAGTGACCCCGCCCTTGCGGCCATCATTGACCGGGAACTGCAACGGCAACGCACCCACATTGAACTAATTGCCAGCGAGAATTTCACTTCAGCGGCAGTAATGGCGGCCCAGGGTTCTGTCTTAACTAATAAATACGCTGAAGGTCTGCCCGGTAAGCGCTATTACGGCGGTTGTGAATTTGTGGACCAGGCGGAAAGCTTAGCCATCAGTCGAGTGAAAGAATTGTTCGGGGCAGCCCACGCTAACGTCCAACCTCACTCCGGGGCCCAGGCTAATTTTGCCGTATTCCTAACCCTGCTCCAGCCCGGCGATACCATCATGGGCATGGATCTGTCCCACGGCGGCCATTTAACCCACGGCTCCCCTGTCAACGTTTCTGGGAAATGGTTCAAAGCGGCCCATTACGGCGTGGAAAAAGAGACGGGGCGGTTGGATTATGAAAAAATTCGCCAACAGGCCCTGGAAGTTCAACCCAAATTGCTCATTTGTGGCTACTCTGCCTATCCCCGACAAATTGAGTTTGATAAATTCCGGGCGATCGCCGATGAGGTGGGGGCATACCTAATGGCGGACATTGCCCACATTGCCGGTTTAGTGGCTTCAGGACACCATCCTAGTCCCTTGTCCTATTGCGATGTCGTCACCACCACCACCCATAAAACCCTGCGGGGACCCAGGGGTGGTCTAATTATGACCAATAACGAAGAATTGGGCAAAAAATTCGATAAGGCCGTCTTTCCCGGCACCCAAGGCGGCCCCTTAGAGCATGTCATTGCAGCTAAAGCGGTGGCCTTTGGGGAAGCGTTGAAACCGGAGTTTAAAGCCTACTCTGGTCAAGTAATTGCCAACGCCCAAGCCATGGCGGCTCAGTTACAACAACGGGGCTTTGACCTGGTTTCTGGTGGTACCGATAACCATTTGATGTTGGTGGATCTCCGTTCTATCTCCATGACCGGCAAGGTTGGGAACCAGCTTTTAGGGGAAATTAACATCACCGCCAATAAAAACACCGTGCCCTTTGACCCCGAATCGCCCTTTGTCACCAGTGGTTTGCGTCTTGGTTCCCCCGCCATGACCACCAGGGGTATGCAGGAAAATGAGTTCCGCACCATTGCCAACATCATTGCCGATCGCCTCCTGTCCCCCGAGGATGAAGCTGTTAAGGCAGACTGTTTGCGGCGAGCTGGGGAACTCTGTGCCGGTTTCCCTCTCTACAATCATCTCCGCATCCCCATAGCGGCGATCGCCTAA